In Carassius carassius chromosome 46, fCarCar2.1, whole genome shotgun sequence, the following proteins share a genomic window:
- the LOC132129248 gene encoding trypsin-like, whose amino-acid sequence MNLPLLLLCVLLELLVVSCQDVIQPRIIGGYVPAPHAIKYIVSIQSATGQHFCGGTLINKYWILTAAHCNIGVANMRIVAGDFSVGLYEGTEQFRRPHVLIPHPHYNRATNNADIMLIKLQSPIYLNSYVSLAPLPRQDTMVAMGCMCTVSGWGFTTPTGGIPETLRTVKLPIVSSAVCNGTDSFNGNITENMICAGYSEGGKDACKGDSGGPLVCEGHVYGIVSWGNGCGDAQYPGVYTSVSRFRQWIDETIFGFYGRCLKY is encoded by the exons ATGAACCTGCCGCTGCTTCTGCTCTGTGTCCTCCTGGAGCTCCTCGTGGTGAGCT GTCAAGATGTGATACAGCCTCGTATCATTGGTGGATACGTCCCGGCGCCGCATGCCATTAAGTACATCGTGTCCATTCAGAGCGCTACGGGCCAGCACTTCTGTGGTGGGACCTTGATTAACAAATACTGGATCCTGACCGCAGCACACTGCAATATAGG GGTGGCAAACATGAGGATCGTGGCTGGAGATTTTTCTGTGGGATTATATGAGGGGACAGAGCAGTTCCGCAGGCCTCATGTTTTAATACCTCACCCACACTACAACAGAGCCACCAATAATGCAGACATCATGCTCATTAAG CTGCAGTCTCCCATCTATCTGAACAGCTATGTGTCTCTTGCGCCATTGCCTAGGCAGGACACCATGGTGGCCATGGGTTGCATGTGCACGGTGTCCGGCTGGGGCTTCACCACTCCAACGGGAGGAATACCTGAAACACTGCGCACGGTCAAACTGCCCATCGTGTCCAGTGCAGTGTGTAATGGCACAGACTCTTTTAATGGAAACATCACAGAGAATATGATCTGTGCAGGATACAGCGAAGGAGGAAAAGATGCATGCAAG GGGGATTCTGGAGGGCCGCTGGTGTGTGAGGGCCACGTCTATGGTATCGTCTCCTGGGGCAATGGCTGTGGTGATGCCCAGTACCCTGGTGTCTACACGTCTGTCTCAAGGTTTCGTCAATGGATCGATGAAACTATATTTGGCTTTTATGGAAGGTGCCTCAAGTATTAG
- the LOC132129349 gene encoding PWWP domain-containing DNA repair factor 3A-like: MTSILDGTPSHTHSDQIRFIMDVLFPESIICVLAVVKRVSILEAEEKFLRGPVIDASEWDHFDSRIKKQLKKSGKP, encoded by the exons ATGACTTCAATTCTGGACGGCACACCTTCACACACCCACAGTGACCAGATCAGATTCATTATGGATGTCCTTTTTCCAGAG TCCATCATCTGTGTTCTTGCTGTTGTCAAACGTGTGTCCATCTTGGAGGCTGAGGAGAAATTCCTGCGAGGGCCTGTCATTGACGCAAG tgaGTGGGATCACTTTGACAGCAGGATAAAGAAACAATTAAAGAAGAGTGGCAAGCCATAG
- the LOC132129593 gene encoding cytidine deaminase-like: MNQYYPEELVQKSQEAKIRAYCPYSKFRVGAAVLTSNGTVFTGCNVENASYPLGLCAERTAISKAVSEGYTSFKAIAIASDLKDRFISPCGACRQFMREFGSHWDVYLSKSDGSYKLMTVEELLPFSFGPDDLLAKENTVGNSTII, translated from the exons ATGAATCAATATTACCCAGAAGAACTTGTTCAGAAGTCTCAGGAAGCCAAAATACGGGCATACTGTCCCTACAGCAAGTTCAGAGTTGGAGCAGCTGTTTTAACAAGCAATGGAACTGTGTTCACAG GTTGTAATGTAGAGAATGCAAGCTACCCTCTTGGACTGTGTGCTGAGAGGACTGCTATCTCTAAAGCTGTGTCTGAGGGATATACCAGCTTCAAAGCCATCGCAATTGCCAG TGACCTTAAAGACCGCTTTATTTCTCCATGTGGAGCCTGCAGGCAGTTCATGAGAGAG TTTGGCTCTCATTGGGATGTTTATCTGTCAAAATCTGATGGATCTTACAAACTGATGACAGTGGAGGAGCTCCTGCCGTTTTCATTTGGCCCTGATGACCTGTTGGCAAAAGAAAACACTGTTGGGAATTCGACtataatataa